The Candidatus Saccharibacteria bacterium genome has a segment encoding these proteins:
- a CDS encoding class I SAM-dependent RNA methyltransferase, producing the protein MAKKNKTVVVNLDAFVPSGQTIGELDDGRKIFVWGGLPGEECKVAITKSKTKFAQGIVVEVIQPSKQRVEPKDGAFLSTSPWQIVPWKMENTEKHRLLKETFAQQGIEVEFDWHNDEQQWAYRNKMEFSFWWDHDTGLELAFHMRGARHRLPVEGSSLAMEEINRAARGIRDALRVAEVEARVLKTLMLRADRNGSVYAALFVKDKDFQPPTDIEKTVDGLKIYFSNPKSPASVSTKLLHAFGEDKIVDKILDTELTYSVESFFQVNIPVFEQALRDIKKFTTESDATSIVDLYSGVGSIGLSVGAHTLVDSDTESIRFAKMNAANNETVIHSTSEQAVEHINSADILIVDPPRAGLHGYVTDAIEEYQPRYVVYLSCNPATQARDIGHLGSYKITAAKGYNFFPKTPHIESLVILEKT; encoded by the coding sequence TTGGCAAAGAAGAATAAAACAGTAGTCGTAAACCTAGACGCCTTTGTGCCGAGTGGGCAGACTATAGGCGAGCTAGACGACGGTCGCAAGATTTTTGTGTGGGGAGGATTGCCAGGCGAAGAATGCAAGGTTGCTATCACTAAGTCGAAAACAAAATTTGCTCAAGGTATTGTCGTTGAGGTCATACAACCATCTAAGCAACGTGTTGAGCCAAAAGACGGAGCGTTTTTAAGTACGTCTCCGTGGCAGATCGTACCGTGGAAAATGGAGAACACCGAGAAACACCGATTGTTAAAGGAAACGTTTGCTCAGCAGGGAATTGAGGTGGAGTTCGATTGGCATAACGATGAGCAGCAATGGGCTTATCGCAACAAAATGGAGTTTAGTTTTTGGTGGGATCATGACACTGGACTTGAACTAGCGTTCCATATGCGCGGTGCACGACACCGACTACCCGTAGAGGGTAGTTCACTTGCCATGGAAGAAATTAACAGAGCAGCACGTGGAATTAGAGACGCTCTACGCGTAGCAGAGGTTGAGGCGAGAGTTTTAAAAACACTAATGCTGCGCGCCGACAGGAATGGGTCTGTGTATGCAGCGTTATTTGTTAAAGATAAAGATTTCCAGCCTCCGACCGACATAGAAAAAACAGTCGACGGTTTAAAAATTTATTTTAGTAATCCTAAAAGCCCGGCTTCTGTGAGCACGAAGCTTTTACATGCATTTGGCGAGGACAAGATCGTAGACAAAATCTTAGATACAGAACTGACGTATAGCGTTGAGTCATTTTTTCAGGTTAATATACCGGTCTTCGAGCAAGCCCTACGAGATATTAAAAAATTTACTACCGAAAGTGACGCTACCAGTATCGTAGATCTCTACAGTGGGGTAGGCAGTATTGGGCTGAGTGTTGGCGCCCATACGTTAGTTGATTCTGATACAGAATCAATTCGATTTGCAAAAATGAATGCCGCTAATAATGAAACAGTCATTCATTCCACCAGCGAACAGGCTGTTGAGCACATAAACAGCGCCGATATTCTAATTGTTGATCCACCGCGAGCTGGCCTGCATGGTTATGTAACTGATGCGATTGAGGAGTACCAGCCACGCTATGTTGTGTACTTGTCGTGCAACCCGGCAACACAAGCCCGCGATATCGGCCATCTCGGCAGCTATAAGATAACAGCTGCCAAAGGGTATAACTTTTTTCCTAAAACTCCACACATCGAAAGTTTGGTTATTTTAGAAAAAACTTAA
- a CDS encoding HAMP domain-containing histidine kinase, whose product MQPDELQLNMLENELIAIAAHELKSPLTAIKNLALYASDDQSELLDDLARIAHISDRSLKLVHSLLDVEKLRSGAAHIKNEPVNLVQVSYNVGQMLEPVLKQKQQQLRIYERPLQPIFSDENYVEQIMYNLIDNAAKYSAKGQPIEIRFAKETNRQNIRIRDYGSGISKSEWAALFKKFGKLKQPLSKQADSTGLGLYICKQLSESIGGKLYLQPRRIGSCFVLQLPLMEQLDLWHGARW is encoded by the coding sequence ATGCAGCCGGATGAACTTCAGTTAAATATGCTGGAAAACGAGCTTATCGCTATTGCTGCTCACGAGCTAAAATCCCCATTAACTGCAATAAAAAACTTAGCCCTTTATGCTTCTGACGACCAAAGTGAGCTTTTGGATGACTTGGCACGAATCGCTCATATTTCTGACCGCAGTTTGAAATTAGTCCATTCGTTGTTAGATGTTGAAAAACTAAGAAGCGGGGCAGCACATATAAAAAATGAACCAGTGAATTTAGTGCAAGTTTCATATAACGTCGGTCAGATGTTAGAGCCTGTATTAAAACAGAAACAACAACAGCTTAGAATATACGAGCGCCCACTGCAGCCAATCTTTTCTGACGAAAATTATGTAGAGCAGATTATGTATAACTTGATTGATAACGCTGCAAAATATTCAGCCAAAGGTCAGCCAATAGAAATCCGCTTTGCCAAAGAAACCAATAGACAGAACATACGCATTAGGGACTATGGTTCGGGTATATCAAAAAGCGAATGGGCGGCTTTGTTTAAAAAATTTGGCAAGCTTAAGCAGCCGTTAAGCAAACAGGCTGACTCAACTGGGCTGGGGCTCTACATATGCAAACAATTGTCCGAGTCAATCGGCGGCAAGTTGTATCTGCAACCACGGCGTATCGGTAGCTGTTTTGTGTTACAACTCCCATTAATGGAGCAGCTTGACCTATGGCACGGAGCACGCTGGTAA
- a CDS encoding DNA recombination protein RmuC, with amino-acid sequence MDLNFIVSLIGGLMIGLLVASLWLRKPQTGTNNENQNDSQLRLLQDQIAKLTDKMDTRLDKSNTMLLNSFGKFQTETNQIVKDVTQRLTKLDETNKRVVDVADELKTLQNVLQNPKQRGVLGEYYLQTVLENVLPPGRFAMQYKFADGEIVDAAIFLQDSKILPVDSKFSLENYNRLIDEKDKTKRDALTKLIKNDLKKRIDETAKYIRPQENTMDFAFMFLPSEAMYYDLLIANVGVVSRDLIEYAFQEKKVIIVSPTSFLAYLQTVLQGLRSLQIEEQAKEIQKNVGKLGRHLEVYDEFMGKLGSSLGTTVNHYNRAHKELKKVDKDVTKITGATEVVDPLQLDKPQGDD; translated from the coding sequence ATGGATTTAAATTTTATAGTCAGTTTAATTGGCGGGTTGATGATAGGGCTTTTGGTAGCTAGTTTATGGCTTAGAAAGCCACAGACTGGAACTAATAATGAGAATCAGAACGACAGCCAGCTGCGCTTATTGCAAGATCAGATTGCTAAACTTACAGATAAAATGGACACCCGTTTAGATAAATCTAACACCATGCTGTTAAACAGTTTTGGTAAATTTCAAACAGAAACAAATCAAATCGTTAAAGATGTCACTCAGCGCCTGACTAAACTTGATGAAACTAATAAGCGTGTTGTTGATGTAGCAGACGAATTAAAGACCCTGCAAAACGTACTGCAAAATCCAAAACAACGAGGCGTATTAGGGGAGTATTATCTGCAGACGGTGTTAGAAAACGTCTTGCCACCTGGACGATTTGCTATGCAGTACAAGTTTGCTGATGGGGAAATAGTTGATGCGGCAATTTTTTTACAAGACAGCAAAATTTTACCAGTTGATTCGAAATTTAGTTTAGAAAATTACAATCGGCTTATAGACGAAAAGGACAAAACAAAACGGGATGCTCTTACGAAGTTAATAAAAAATGACTTAAAAAAACGGATTGATGAAACCGCCAAATATATTCGCCCACAGGAAAACACTATGGATTTTGCCTTTATGTTTTTGCCAAGCGAGGCCATGTATTATGACCTCCTTATAGCTAACGTGGGTGTGGTTAGCAGGGACTTAATTGAGTATGCGTTTCAAGAAAAAAAGGTGATTATTGTAAGCCCAACAAGCTTTTTAGCTTATTTACAAACTGTGCTACAAGGGTTGCGTAGCTTGCAGATTGAAGAGCAAGCCAAAGAAATTCAAAAGAATGTTGGTAAACTTGGACGGCATTTAGAAGTATATGATGAGTTTATGGGCAAACTAGGTAGTTCGCTTGGCACGACCGTAAACCACTACAACCGAGCCCACAAAGAGCTTAAAAAAGTTGATAAGGATGTAACTAAAATCACTGGTGCGACAGAGGTAGTAGACCCATTGCAATTAGACAAGCCACAGGGAGACGATTAA
- a CDS encoding VOC family protein translates to MVKVAEFRLKLFPKDFYKVRNFYEDQLGFKVVNEWDHEDKKGVMFTVGPAILELLWEKDQATPEYRSSDVSWRVDDVWSIWEEYKGKECIVFELRDNSWGDTSFFIKDPEGFRITFFTELKAT, encoded by the coding sequence ATGGTTAAAGTCGCTGAATTTAGGTTAAAACTATTCCCGAAAGATTTTTATAAAGTACGTAATTTTTACGAAGATCAGCTTGGCTTCAAGGTAGTGAACGAGTGGGATCATGAAGATAAAAAGGGTGTAATGTTTACAGTAGGCCCAGCAATACTGGAGCTATTGTGGGAGAAAGATCAAGCAACTCCAGAGTATCGATCATCAGATGTGTCTTGGCGAGTAGACGATGTGTGGAGTATTTGGGAAGAGTATAAAGGAAAAGAGTGTATTGTCTTTGAATTGCGAGACAATAGTTGGGGTGATACCTCATTTTTCATTAAAGACCCCGAAGGATTTAGAATTACTTTTTTCACAGAGCTTAAAGCCACTTGA
- a CDS encoding glycine--tRNA ligase yields MSKTDVTLEDITSLCKRRGFIYQGSEIYGGLAGTWDYGPLGLQLKKNIMNLWWKTFVEDRSDMYGVDGAILMNQKTWQASGHVDTFVDPLCEDTVNHKRFRTDHILKDNGHNPDGLTMQQIDELIANEGIKSPDGNPLSESRTFNMMFETFIGPNSRHEMPGVVNDGPANSNIVTMGGLNKDSVVSYNKKDLIYLRPETAQAIFTNYRNIVDSFSPNFPFGIAQQGKAFRNEISPRDFVFRSREFEQMEIEYFVHPDNWEEQFELWRKEILSFFEKLGLPQDKLHELEVPDNDLAHYSKRTIDFEFEYPHGKDELAGFAYRTDFDLSNVQRVSGKNMQYRPKDQSEPFVPHVLEPSFGVERAVMAVLTSAYWHDTENDRIVLRLPKHLAPVKMAVSPLLKNKPELVKKAQEVFGAMKEKYGNVMWDDNGNIGKRYRRQDEIGTPTCVVIDFDTLEDDTVTVRDRDTTEQTRVKIEEL; encoded by the coding sequence ATGAGCAAAACAGATGTAACCCTAGAAGATATTACCAGTTTATGTAAGCGCCGAGGCTTTATTTATCAAGGCAGCGAAATATACGGCGGGTTGGCTGGTACATGGGACTATGGGCCGCTCGGGTTGCAGCTTAAAAAGAACATTATGAACCTGTGGTGGAAGACGTTTGTTGAAGATCGCAGCGATATGTACGGTGTTGACGGTGCAATCTTAATGAACCAAAAAACCTGGCAGGCCAGTGGTCATGTCGATACGTTTGTTGACCCATTGTGTGAAGACACCGTTAATCATAAACGATTTAGGACTGACCACATTTTAAAAGATAACGGCCACAATCCAGATGGCTTAACGATGCAACAAATAGATGAACTAATTGCAAACGAGGGCATTAAAAGCCCTGATGGCAACCCGTTGAGTGAATCTCGCACTTTTAATATGATGTTTGAAACTTTCATCGGACCAAACTCTAGGCACGAGATGCCTGGTGTCGTAAATGATGGACCTGCTAATTCAAATATAGTCACAATGGGAGGCTTGAACAAAGATTCGGTTGTTTCTTATAACAAAAAAGACCTTATTTATTTACGACCAGAAACTGCTCAGGCGATTTTTACGAATTATCGCAATATAGTAGATAGCTTTAGCCCAAATTTTCCGTTTGGAATTGCTCAGCAGGGTAAGGCGTTTAGAAATGAAATTTCTCCGCGTGATTTTGTGTTTCGATCACGAGAGTTTGAGCAAATGGAAATTGAATATTTTGTTCATCCAGATAACTGGGAAGAGCAGTTTGAGTTGTGGCGCAAAGAAATACTAAGTTTTTTTGAAAAGCTAGGATTGCCACAGGATAAATTGCACGAACTAGAGGTTCCAGACAATGACTTGGCCCACTACAGCAAGCGCACGATTGATTTTGAGTTTGAGTATCCACATGGAAAAGACGAGCTAGCCGGATTTGCATATCGTACTGATTTTGATCTGAGCAATGTTCAGCGGGTGAGTGGTAAAAATATGCAATACCGACCTAAAGACCAAAGTGAACCTTTTGTGCCACATGTATTAGAGCCGTCGTTTGGCGTGGAACGTGCAGTTATGGCGGTGCTTACCAGCGCCTATTGGCACGACACAGAAAATGACCGAATTGTCTTACGACTACCCAAGCACCTCGCTCCAGTAAAAATGGCGGTTAGCCCGTTACTTAAAAACAAACCAGAGTTGGTAAAAAAAGCTCAAGAAGTGTTTGGCGCGATGAAGGAAAAATATGGCAATGTGATGTGGGACGACAATGGCAACATTGGTAAACGTTACCGACGCCAGGACGAGATTGGTACTCCAACCTGTGTCGTAATTGACTTTGACACCCTTGAAGACGACACAGTCACCGTGCGCGACCGTGATACGACCGAACAAACACGCGTGAAAATTGAGGAACTGTAA
- a CDS encoding DUF2779 domain-containing protein, which produces MQHLSKSDYLKFRVHPAFLWYQKHSPNVLPKPTDNQKYTFQQGDEFEQYAKQLFEGGVEVAAEHYDFKEVLNQTRQLLSGEWRVVFQPGFMTDDRLYCRSDIIEKTDTGWILYEVKSSTSVKTSHLFDLAFQKKVLQQLGHTVTACRVLHINKFYKRKKVIRPESLVAIRDVSEEVAEIANKVDKEVAEAQAVIEQAEADDHPAFAGNLAEWMPIYNHIHDVADDSVLNLTSIKPSQVKEYFFAGIESLHELEPSSALNDRQKWQIRATKNGSPLIDGEKVKTFLDSLQYPLYFLDYETSAYAIPFYEGVKPYQQMPFQYSLHKLDSPQSPLEHYEYLHTEKNNPAQQLTESLLGDLGETGTVLAWFDKFEKYCNRTLADFVPEHKDRLHDINKHMKDLRIPFANFGYVDARFGGSTSIKNVLPVVVPQLSYKSLGIQEGGAAQRLWQQVVFDSVDGGEQVFNDLIEYCKLDTLAMVEIYRVLLAVAGLESVKTQSSLF; this is translated from the coding sequence ATGCAGCATCTTTCTAAGTCAGATTATTTAAAATTTCGGGTTCATCCAGCTTTCTTGTGGTATCAAAAACATAGTCCGAATGTTTTGCCAAAACCGACCGACAATCAAAAATATACCTTTCAACAAGGTGACGAATTTGAGCAGTACGCTAAACAACTGTTTGAGGGCGGGGTCGAGGTTGCTGCCGAGCATTATGATTTCAAGGAAGTTTTAAACCAGACTAGACAACTACTTTCTGGTGAATGGCGCGTGGTGTTTCAGCCAGGGTTTATGACTGACGACCGCCTGTACTGTAGAAGCGATATCATCGAGAAAACGGACACTGGCTGGATCTTGTATGAAGTAAAGAGTTCCACAAGTGTTAAAACAAGTCACTTGTTTGATTTAGCTTTTCAAAAAAAAGTTCTACAACAACTCGGGCATACCGTTACTGCCTGCCGGGTGCTGCATATTAATAAATTTTATAAAAGAAAAAAAGTCATACGACCTGAAAGTTTGGTTGCAATCCGTGACGTAAGCGAAGAAGTTGCCGAAATAGCCAATAAAGTCGACAAGGAAGTTGCAGAGGCGCAAGCCGTTATCGAGCAGGCGGAGGCCGACGATCACCCGGCTTTTGCTGGAAATTTGGCCGAATGGATGCCGATATACAATCATATTCATGACGTAGCGGATGATTCAGTTTTAAACCTAACAAGTATTAAACCATCGCAGGTAAAAGAATACTTTTTCGCTGGTATTGAGTCACTGCATGAGCTCGAGCCTAGTTCTGCATTAAATGACAGACAAAAATGGCAAATTAGGGCTACCAAAAATGGCTCGCCGCTGATTGACGGCGAAAAAGTAAAGACGTTTTTAGATTCTTTGCAGTATCCGTTGTATTTTCTCGATTACGAAACCTCGGCCTACGCAATTCCATTTTACGAGGGGGTGAAGCCATATCAACAGATGCCATTTCAGTATTCGCTACATAAACTCGATTCGCCGCAATCACCATTAGAACATTATGAATATCTGCACACCGAAAAAAACAATCCAGCCCAGCAACTAACGGAGTCATTACTGGGTGATTTGGGTGAAACAGGCACGGTGTTAGCTTGGTTTGATAAGTTCGAAAAATACTGTAATCGAACGCTTGCAGACTTTGTACCCGAACATAAAGATAGGCTCCATGACATTAATAAACACATGAAAGATTTACGCATACCATTTGCTAACTTCGGATATGTAGATGCGCGGTTTGGCGGCAGTACATCGATAAAAAATGTTCTTCCAGTGGTTGTACCTCAGTTAAGTTACAAAAGTCTCGGCATTCAAGAAGGCGGAGCAGCCCAGCGACTGTGGCAGCAGGTTGTGTTTGATTCTGTTGACGGAGGAGAACAAGTGTTTAACGATCTTATTGAATACTGCAAACTCGATACACTTGCTATGGTGGAAATTTATAGGGTGTTGCTTGCAGTTGCTGGTTTAGAGTCAGTCAAGACTCAAAGCAGTCTTTTTTAG
- the recO gene encoding DNA repair protein RecO yields the protein MVATRRNVAGIILRRTDYAEADRILVVLTKELGKITAIAKGVRKLKSKLAGGIELLSVSELGVLPGRSMYTITSARSTQTFDRIPKDLTTLNIAYDQLKLINKKVEDGEAAELFTVVEQSLYALNEGVDVDLVQVWFYVQVLTYFGQQLNLTHDVNGVELGADLTYALQPSQGALIPSESDYAIFSEDAIKALRLMLRYDPRQLNHVKGVVEAVKKVSPDIEAFTNYQLG from the coding sequence TTGGTGGCAACCAGACGTAATGTAGCAGGAATCATTCTACGCCGAACCGACTATGCTGAGGCCGACCGTATTCTAGTAGTACTAACCAAGGAACTAGGCAAAATTACGGCCATCGCTAAAGGGGTGCGAAAGCTTAAATCTAAGTTGGCTGGCGGCATAGAGCTGCTAAGTGTTAGCGAGCTTGGCGTATTGCCAGGTCGCTCTATGTACACAATTACGTCAGCTCGGTCTACGCAGACATTCGACCGTATTCCAAAAGACCTCACGACACTCAATATTGCCTATGATCAGCTAAAGCTTATCAATAAAAAAGTAGAAGATGGTGAGGCTGCGGAGTTATTTACCGTCGTTGAACAGTCTCTATATGCCTTGAACGAGGGTGTAGACGTTGATCTTGTACAGGTGTGGTTTTACGTGCAGGTATTAACGTATTTCGGCCAGCAGCTAAATCTTACCCACGATGTAAATGGAGTAGAGCTTGGGGCTGATCTTACATACGCGCTTCAGCCAAGTCAGGGGGCACTAATACCGAGTGAGTCCGATTATGCTATTTTTTCTGAGGACGCCATAAAAGCTCTTCGCTTAATGCTTAGGTATGATCCTCGCCAATTAAATCATGTCAAAGGGGTGGTAGAAGCTGTTAAAAAAGTGTCGCCGGACATTGAAGCATTTACAAATTATCAACTCGGCTAG
- a CDS encoding HAMP domain-containing histidine kinase, with product MAREKSSTNIRELFYGVRLKITLTIIVLVAFSIFVYALTLLQSISQVRLTEQETLQIISDTQPDTQRIFFMDVPQEALQDYTGVLYEEFVERRAQGVTRLTPLIVLASGVIAYAVARQILRPIKDSYSAQERFMQDAAHEFRNPLAALKVTVQNIKSRGTLDKDDALKLLKSTETQVNRLISINEDLLYLERKEESLSKKSKKLNISELLLDVLEDLESLARQQNLKIISKIQDDISLRIPAERFVKIAQNIIGNAIKYSKPGSGEVRVSLTEKNGSVRLSVRDFGVGIPSDDLAQIGRRFYRASNTSAFSGTGLGMAIVQKAVSAQGGQLTVNSKPDEGTHVVVNL from the coding sequence ATGGCTAGAGAAAAGTCCTCAACAAATATTCGAGAATTATTTTATGGTGTACGGCTAAAAATAACTCTTACAATTATTGTATTGGTTGCTTTTTCGATTTTCGTCTACGCGTTGACGCTGTTGCAGTCGATATCGCAGGTCCGGCTTACAGAACAAGAAACCCTGCAGATAATTAGCGACACCCAACCAGATACACAGCGAATTTTTTTCATGGATGTGCCCCAGGAAGCACTGCAAGACTATACAGGGGTATTGTACGAGGAATTTGTCGAGCGTAGAGCTCAAGGCGTAACCCGCTTAACGCCGTTAATTGTTCTAGCAAGCGGTGTAATTGCCTATGCCGTGGCACGTCAAATTTTGCGCCCAATCAAGGATTCTTACAGCGCTCAGGAGCGCTTTATGCAAGACGCAGCGCATGAATTTAGAAATCCGTTAGCGGCCCTAAAAGTTACCGTGCAAAATATTAAGTCGCGCGGCACGCTAGACAAAGACGATGCCTTAAAACTACTAAAATCAACTGAAACACAGGTAAATAGACTTATTTCAATCAACGAAGACTTGCTTTATTTGGAGCGAAAAGAAGAATCGCTATCGAAAAAATCAAAAAAACTTAATATCTCAGAGCTTCTATTAGACGTTCTTGAAGATTTAGAGTCATTGGCTCGACAACAAAATCTTAAAATAATTTCTAAAATTCAAGATGATATTTCTTTACGTATTCCGGCAGAACGTTTTGTGAAGATTGCCCAAAACATCATTGGCAATGCTATCAAATACAGTAAGCCTGGCTCTGGCGAAGTACGGGTTTCGCTGACAGAAAAGAATGGCAGTGTTCGGTTGAGCGTGCGGGACTTTGGAGTAGGTATTCCGAGTGACGACTTAGCTCAGATTGGCCGACGGTTCTACCGGGCGTCGAACACCTCGGCTTTTAGTGGTACCGGCCTTGGTATGGCGATTGTGCAAAAGGCAGTTTCGGCTCAAGGCGGTCAACTAACAGTTAATAGTAAGCCCGACGAGGGCACGCACGTTGTCGTGAATTTGTAG
- a CDS encoding response regulator transcription factor has protein sequence MYKILVVEDNSDMRQAVAEALVRDGHKVYSAESAEKAKDFLAQDADIDIGILDINLPGDSGLDLTDYIRDLDITIPLIAITARDSLQERIEGLESGFTDYVVKPFDLTELIARVHAHLRQAGHNDDRSLVLRTKRFKLVPDAFEFFVDDHMVELTKIEFRIMQKLLENNTVMVPIDDIIEFAWGEQSDLINPPIRIHIANLRKKIGDDDFSVIKTIPGTGYKLSDG, from the coding sequence ATGTATAAGATTTTGGTTGTTGAGGATAACTCGGATATGCGCCAGGCGGTTGCCGAAGCGCTGGTACGAGATGGCCATAAGGTGTATTCGGCTGAATCAGCTGAGAAGGCAAAGGATTTTTTAGCGCAGGACGCCGACATTGATATTGGGATATTGGATATTAATTTACCGGGTGATTCGGGCCTAGATCTAACAGATTATATTCGCGATCTCGACATAACCATACCACTTATTGCAATTACAGCCCGGGATAGCCTACAAGAGCGAATTGAGGGGCTAGAGTCTGGCTTTACCGACTATGTTGTTAAGCCCTTCGATCTAACCGAGCTAATAGCCCGCGTCCACGCTCATTTACGTCAAGCTGGCCACAACGACGACAGGAGCCTTGTTTTGCGCACCAAGCGGTTTAAGTTAGTGCCAGATGCCTTTGAGTTCTTTGTTGATGACCATATGGTTGAGTTAACAAAAATTGAATTTAGAATTATGCAAAAACTGCTCGAAAATAACACTGTTATGGTCCCGATAGACGACATTATAGAATTTGCCTGGGGCGAGCAGTCAGACCTGATAAACCCTCCGATACGTATCCATATAGCTAATCTTCGTAAGAAAATTGGTGACGACGACTTTTCGGTAATCAAAACAATACCCGGTACAGGCTATAAGCTGAGTGATGGCTAG
- the msrA gene encoding peptide-methionine (S)-S-oxide reductase MsrA, producing the protein MAAGVQQATFAAGCFWCLDAIFRKTIGVTNVQSGYSGGEHDSPTYDSIHTRNDGYAESVHIEFDPDQISYAVLLEIFWTSHNPTTPNQDGANIGQEYRSIIFYHDDEQKQQADISKHEVAPTLWDKPIVTEIVAFEKFYTAEDHHQNFFFEKPNNPYCMVVINPKLAKFKERFAEYVREEPLGT; encoded by the coding sequence ATGGCGGCCGGAGTTCAGCAGGCGACATTTGCAGCTGGTTGTTTTTGGTGTTTAGACGCAATATTTCGTAAAACAATAGGAGTGACAAACGTTCAGTCTGGCTACAGTGGTGGCGAGCACGACAGCCCGACATATGATTCTATTCACACTCGAAATGACGGCTATGCAGAAAGTGTACATATTGAGTTCGATCCCGATCAAATTTCGTACGCAGTTTTGTTGGAAATTTTTTGGACGAGTCATAACCCAACTACGCCGAACCAGGACGGAGCTAATATTGGGCAAGAGTACCGAAGCATAATTTTTTACCATGATGATGAACAAAAGCAGCAGGCCGATATCAGTAAGCACGAAGTAGCGCCGACGCTATGGGATAAGCCAATAGTTACAGAGATTGTAGCGTTTGAGAAATTTTATACAGCTGAAGATCATCACCAGAACTTTTTCTTTGAAAAACCTAACAATCCTTACTGCATGGTTGTCATAAACCCCAAGCTAGCGAAATTCAAAGAACGGTTCGCGGAGTATGTCCGCGAGGAACCGCTTGGTACTTAA
- a CDS encoding response regulator, translating into MARSTLVMHVHKSIVYVEDEPEIRRTYERAMEKAGYRVYSATTAQEAIDILDTYDDIRCLVVDLFLPEHNGLAILHHIQSYADWQSIPVIILSAKNRDEIQASDEYLADLGVVNYCDKTQTEPKDLIRTLSEVIGGNQT; encoded by the coding sequence ATGGCACGGAGCACGCTGGTAATGCATGTCCACAAGTCGATTGTCTATGTTGAGGACGAGCCCGAAATTAGACGAACATACGAGCGGGCCATGGAAAAAGCCGGCTACCGGGTGTATTCAGCTACAACTGCGCAAGAGGCAATAGACATACTCGACACTTATGACGATATTCGGTGTTTAGTTGTTGATTTATTTTTGCCCGAGCATAATGGCTTAGCTATATTGCATCACATTCAGTCCTACGCTGATTGGCAGTCCATACCGGTGATTATTCTGTCGGCAAAAAACCGTGACGAAATACAGGCCAGCGACGAGTATTTAGCCGATCTTGGTGTTGTTAACTATTGTGATAAAACGCAGACCGAACCAAAAGACTTAATACGCACATTGAGCGAGGTTATTGGTGGCAACCAGACGTAA
- a CDS encoding ribonuclease HI, which yields MVYYTDGSASPNPGPGGFAVIKDMKPAILGGEPSGTETTNIRMEGFAIIAALKDANGRECVIHTDSEFWINVITKWSIAWEAKGWKKKGGDIKNLDIVKEVCGLYKQSKAKLVWVRAHNDDPGNEMADEYANKAREQNL from the coding sequence ATTGTTTACTACACCGATGGCAGCGCCAGCCCCAACCCTGGTCCAGGAGGCTTTGCAGTTATTAAAGATATGAAGCCAGCTATATTAGGCGGTGAACCGAGCGGAACAGAAACCACTAATATCCGCATGGAAGGTTTTGCGATTATTGCAGCGCTCAAAGATGCCAACGGACGGGAATGCGTTATTCATACCGACAGTGAATTTTGGATTAATGTCATTACTAAATGGTCGATTGCGTGGGAGGCTAAAGGTTGGAAGAAAAAGGGTGGAGACATAAAAAACCTCGACATTGTTAAGGAGGTCTGTGGTTTGTACAAGCAATCAAAAGCCAAGCTCGTCTGGGTGCGCGCCCACAATGACGATCCTGGTAATGAGATGGCAGATGAGTACGCTAACAAGGCCCGCGAACAAAATCTATAG